One segment of Bacteroides caecimuris DNA contains the following:
- a CDS encoding AbrB family transcriptional regulator: MTMKEKKKAASTTANLLNNRSKDNKSSRIIQQVRSIFLSGRKVTAKEINAETNSNDARRVISTLRNDEGWDIKDVRLDDRRKLYWLEPNKRQMSIDWKGGNNE, from the coding sequence ATGACTATGAAAGAAAAGAAAAAGGCAGCCTCCACGACCGCCAATCTCCTCAACAACAGGAGCAAAGATAACAAATCATCTCGAATAATTCAACAGGTACGATCTATTTTCTTATCTGGCCGGAAAGTAACGGCAAAAGAAATTAACGCTGAAACAAATTCGAATGATGCCAGACGTGTAATCTCCACCCTCCGTAATGATGAAGGCTGGGATATTAAAGACGTTCGTCTGGACGATAGAAGAAAACTATATTGGTTAGAACCGAACAAACGGCAAATGTCTATTGATTGGAAAGGAGGTAATAATGAATAA
- a CDS encoding class I SAM-dependent methyltransferase: MAITTLSAEKDPMGAAISDYFNHHKAGRLRVFSSQFEEDEIPVKELFRNIQSMPIIERTALQMATGRILDVGAGSGCHALALQEMGKEVCAIDISPLSVEVMQQRGVNDPRLINLFDETFTETFDTILMLMNGSGIIGRLNNMPGFFQRMKRILRPGGCILMDSSDLRYLFEEEDGSIIIDLAGDYYGEIDFQMQYKDVKGDTFDWLYVDFQTLSLYASECGFKAELVKEGKHYDYLVKLSIA, translated from the coding sequence ATGGCAATAACAACTCTTTCTGCAGAAAAGGACCCGATGGGAGCCGCTATTTCTGATTATTTCAACCATCACAAAGCTGGTCGTTTGCGGGTATTCTCTTCCCAATTTGAAGAAGATGAAATTCCCGTCAAAGAATTGTTCCGTAATATACAGTCTATGCCTATAATAGAGCGTACCGCCCTACAAATGGCTACAGGGCGGATATTGGATGTAGGTGCCGGAAGCGGATGCCATGCACTGGCACTTCAGGAAATGGGAAAAGAGGTGTGTGCCATTGATATTTCTCCGTTATCCGTCGAAGTGATGCAACAACGCGGAGTGAACGATCCGCGCCTCATCAACCTTTTTGACGAAACATTTACCGAAACATTCGATACGATCCTGATGCTTATGAATGGTTCCGGAATTATCGGAAGACTGAATAATATGCCCGGATTCTTCCAACGAATGAAACGCATTCTCCGTCCCGGAGGATGCATACTCATGGATTCCAGCGATTTGCGCTATCTTTTTGAAGAAGAAGACGGCAGCATAATCATCGACCTGGCAGGAGATTATTATGGAGAGATTGACTTCCAAATGCAATATAAAGATGTAAAAGGAGACACATTCGACTGGTTATATGTAGATTTTCAGACTCTTAGCTTATACGCTTCCGAATGTGGTTTCAAAGCAGAACTGGTAAAAGAAGGAAAACATTACGATTACCTTGTCAAACTTAGCATTGCTTGA
- a CDS encoding VOC family protein — protein sequence MEIKSKFDHFNINVTNLERSIAFYEKALGLKEHHRKEASDGSFTLVYLTDNETGFLLELTWLKDHTAPYELGENESHLCFRVAGDYDAIRAYHKEMNCVCFENTAMGLYFINDPDDYWIEILPQK from the coding sequence ATGGAAATAAAAAGTAAATTTGACCATTTTAATATCAACGTCACTAATCTGGAACGGAGTATCGCTTTTTATGAAAAAGCACTCGGTTTAAAAGAACATCATCGGAAGGAAGCATCCGACGGCTCGTTCACGCTAGTCTACCTGACTGATAACGAAACAGGTTTCTTGCTGGAATTGACGTGGTTAAAAGATCATACTGCTCCATACGAACTGGGAGAAAACGAAAGCCATCTCTGCTTTCGTGTAGCCGGTGATTACGATGCAATCAGAGCTTATCACAAAGAAATGAATTGTGTATGTTTTGAGAACACTGCCATGGGGCTTTATTTCATCAATGACCCGGACGATTATTGGATTGAGATTCTTCCACAGAAGTAA
- a CDS encoding helix-turn-helix domain-containing protein, whose translation MKELNSTQQAIIMSFFAPFVDVIVDRVSERVLSITAKKEPKFYTRKETAKILHVTLPTLARITKDGLLISKRVGSRILYEADAIDEAVKKQVVFKYRRA comes from the coding sequence ATGAAAGAATTAAATTCAACCCAACAAGCTATTATCATGAGTTTCTTTGCTCCATTCGTAGATGTGATCGTAGACAGAGTATCTGAAAGGGTCTTGTCTATAACTGCCAAGAAAGAACCAAAGTTCTACACCCGAAAGGAAACAGCTAAAATCCTTCATGTCACCTTGCCAACATTGGCGAGAATAACAAAAGACGGACTTCTTATCTCCAAACGTGTAGGTAGTAGAATCCTGTATGAAGCAGATGCTATCGACGAGGCAGTAAAAAAACAGGTCGTATTCAAATATCGGAGGGCATGA
- a CDS encoding MBL fold metallo-hydrolase, with protein MTLDYIYHSGFAIEMEDTTVIIDYYKDSSETEHNRGIVHDYLLQRPGKLYVLATHFHPDHFNREILTWKEQRPDIQYIFSKDILKSRRAKAEDAFYIKKGENYEDDTIRIDAFGSTDVGSSFLLHLQDWSIFHAGDLNNWHWSEESTEEEIRKANGDFLAEVKYLKEKVPNIDLVLFPVDQRMGKDYMKGAKQFIEQIKTTIFVPMHFSEDYEGGNALRSFAENAGCRFISITRRGESFEITK; from the coding sequence ATGACACTAGATTATATTTATCACAGCGGTTTCGCCATCGAAATGGAAGACACAACCGTTATCATCGATTACTACAAAGATTCTTCCGAAACGGAACACAACCGGGGAATCGTGCACGATTATCTCCTGCAAAGACCGGGTAAACTGTACGTATTGGCTACCCATTTCCATCCCGATCACTTTAACCGTGAGATATTGACTTGGAAAGAGCAACGCCCCGACATTCAATATATCTTCTCCAAAGATATTCTGAAGTCCCGCCGTGCCAAAGCCGAAGATGCTTTCTATATTAAAAAAGGAGAAAACTACGAAGACGACACGATCCGAATCGACGCCTTCGGATCGACAGATGTCGGCAGTTCGTTCCTTCTTCACTTACAAGATTGGAGTATCTTCCATGCCGGCGACTTGAACAACTGGCACTGGAGTGAAGAATCGACCGAAGAAGAGATACGAAAAGCCAATGGTGACTTCCTTGCAGAAGTTAAATATTTAAAAGAAAAAGTGCCTAACATCGATCTGGTGCTATTTCCAGTGGATCAGAGAATGGGAAAAGATTACATGAAAGGGGCAAAACAGTTTATCGAACAAATAAAAACTACTATATTTGTGCCCATGCACTTCAGTGAAGATTATGAAGGAGGAAATGCGCTTCGTAGTTTTGCAGAAAATGCAGGATGCCGTTTTATCAGCATCACCCGTAGGGGCGAAAGTTTTGAAATTACCAAATAA
- a CDS encoding 2-hydroxyacid dehydrogenase, which translates to MAYTIAFFGTKPYDESSFNDKNKEFGFEIRYYKGNLNKNNVLLTQGADAVCIFVNDVADAEVIRIMAANGVKLLALRCAGFNNVDLDAAAATGITVVRVPAYSPYATAEYTVALMLSLNRKIPRASWRTKDGNFSLHGLMGFDMHGKTAGIIGTGKIAKILIHILRGLGMNVLAYDLYPDYNFAREEKIVYTSLDELYHNSDIISLHCPLTEETKYLINDYSISKMKDGVMIINTGRGQLIHTNALIEGLKNKKIGSAGLDVYEEESEYFYEDQSDRIIDDDVLARLLSFNNVIVTSHQAFFTHEAMENIAATTLQNIKDFINHKPSLNEVKK; encoded by the coding sequence ATGGCCTATACAATTGCATTTTTCGGCACAAAGCCTTATGACGAGTCCTCTTTCAATGACAAAAACAAAGAATTCGGATTTGAAATACGCTATTACAAAGGAAATCTGAATAAGAACAATGTACTACTGACACAAGGTGCAGATGCTGTATGCATCTTCGTAAATGATGTTGCCGATGCAGAAGTAATCCGTATCATGGCAGCTAACGGAGTAAAACTGCTGGCACTGCGATGTGCAGGTTTCAACAACGTAGATTTGGATGCAGCTGCCGCAACCGGAATTACCGTTGTACGCGTACCGGCTTATTCACCCTATGCAACTGCCGAATACACAGTGGCTCTTATGCTGTCGTTGAATCGTAAAATCCCCCGCGCCTCCTGGCGTACCAAAGACGGCAATTTCTCCTTGCATGGTCTGATGGGATTCGACATGCATGGAAAAACAGCAGGTATCATCGGCACAGGAAAAATAGCGAAAATATTAATTCATATTTTAAGAGGTCTCGGCATGAACGTGCTGGCATATGACCTCTACCCTGATTATAACTTCGCACGGGAAGAGAAGATTGTCTATACTTCACTGGACGAACTATACCACAATTCGGATATTATCTCCTTACACTGTCCGCTCACTGAAGAGACCAAATACCTGATAAACGACTACTCTATCAGCAAAATGAAAGACGGAGTAATGATTATCAATACCGGTCGCGGGCAATTGATTCATACCAATGCGCTGATTGAAGGGTTGAAAAACAAGAAAATAGGTTCCGCAGGACTGGACGTGTACGAGGAAGAAAGCGAATACTTTTATGAAGATCAATCCGATCGCATCATCGACGATGATGTACTCGCCCGTTTGCTCTCGTTCAACAATGTAATCGTCACTTCTCATCAAGCTTTTTTCACACATGAAGCAATGGAGAATATTGCTGCAACCACCCTGCAAAACATAAAAGATTTTATCAATCATAAGCCTTCATTAAATGAAGTGAAGAAATAA
- a CDS encoding tyrosine-type recombinase/integrase, whose protein sequence is MGATFILRTDKSEGYATLYARIQNRIPKINIRVSTGLEVDIKEWNKSLTGAKALTAFRTGKGKELYLKLDAISSTIDALIKNGVAITSDMAKERIHEIVYAEQIAAEKERAEAEAKALEEEQATNFNGFIAQFIHECETGKRKKKGGTTNISPGTIKSYKGFQSQFKAYQETRLKVIDFDDLTIEFYNDFRSFLTDKEYSPNTIARMVKICKTICYAAEQLKLMDAANVRFGFDVIYKDVDNVYLTEERIQELYEYDLSNRPAWEKIKDVFVVGCLTGQRVSDYKRINSKMIVTLTDGNKYIKLKQEKTGNIVYIPLDYRVAAILNKYNGTLPKVYDQKINDHIKEIGEALGWTEIVELDEQRGAMEYTAKKRFCDLLKTHTCRRSLATNMYKAGASLSSIMAITGHSSEQQLKTYLKLDESEKSMIAAKENYFTKLRIAQ, encoded by the coding sequence ATGGGTGCAACATTCATTTTAAGAACTGACAAAAGCGAAGGATATGCAACCTTATACGCTCGCATACAAAACAGGATTCCAAAGATTAACATTCGAGTATCTACCGGATTAGAGGTTGATATAAAAGAGTGGAACAAATCTTTAACAGGAGCCAAAGCCCTAACAGCTTTCAGGACAGGCAAAGGAAAAGAACTTTACCTTAAACTAGATGCTATTTCATCAACGATTGACGCACTAATAAAAAATGGTGTAGCCATAACTTCCGACATGGCTAAAGAGCGTATACATGAAATAGTATATGCTGAACAGATAGCAGCCGAAAAAGAACGGGCCGAAGCTGAGGCTAAAGCTCTGGAAGAAGAACAGGCCACCAACTTCAACGGCTTCATAGCACAATTCATTCACGAATGCGAAACCGGAAAACGGAAAAAGAAAGGAGGAACCACAAATATATCTCCTGGAACAATCAAGAGCTACAAAGGCTTTCAGTCCCAGTTTAAAGCGTATCAGGAAACAAGATTAAAGGTTATTGATTTTGATGACCTGACAATAGAGTTTTATAATGACTTCCGCTCATTCCTCACAGATAAGGAATATTCCCCCAACACTATCGCCCGCATGGTGAAGATATGCAAAACGATATGTTACGCAGCCGAGCAGCTTAAACTTATGGATGCGGCAAACGTCCGGTTTGGTTTTGATGTGATCTATAAAGATGTTGATAATGTCTACTTGACTGAAGAACGAATACAGGAACTTTATGAGTACGATTTATCCAATCGTCCGGCATGGGAAAAGATAAAAGATGTGTTTGTAGTCGGCTGTCTGACCGGGCAACGAGTAAGTGATTATAAGCGCATCAATTCAAAAATGATAGTTACCCTTACCGATGGCAATAAGTACATCAAACTTAAACAGGAAAAGACCGGAAATATCGTTTATATTCCTCTTGATTATCGTGTTGCGGCTATCCTTAACAAATATAACGGTACACTACCCAAAGTCTACGACCAAAAGATAAACGACCATATCAAAGAGATTGGCGAGGCCTTAGGATGGACGGAAATAGTAGAGTTAGACGAACAACGGGGAGCGATGGAGTATACAGCAAAGAAACGTTTCTGCGACCTTCTTAAAACTCATACCTGCCGAAGAAGCTTAGCAACCAATATGTATAAAGCCGGGGCTTCATTAAGTTCTATAATGGCTATCACCGGACACAGCAGCGAACAGCAGCTAAAGACATATCTCAAACTAGATGAATCGGAAAAGAGCATGATAGCAGCTAAAGAGAATTATTTCACAAAATTAAGAATAGCCCAATAA
- a CDS encoding DUF4468 domain-containing protein, with product MNKFTILFLTLFLSLPMAMKAASAKEKKDDTRYLAGAVPEVEGKVVFSKEFQIPGMSQAQIYDTMTKWMDERLKENQNIDSRIVFSDEAKGTIAGIGEEWIVFKSSALSLDRTLMNYQITVTCKPGNCLVELEKLRFTYRETEKYKAEEWITDKYALNKTKTKLIRGLAKWRRKTVDFADDLFMDVAVAFGAPDTRPKTEKKKKEEQKPSIITAAGPIVISGADKKTDVKVTTDEPAQTTVPAATLTPATPAGKASADMPGYIEIDLKQIPSEVYALMGSGKLVISIGKDEFNMTNMTANAGSALGYHYQLGKAVAYCTLSPDQAYDAIEKADSYTLKLYAPNQTTPSAVIECKKIPSQTTPQAGQPRTYVGEIVKLLMKK from the coding sequence ATGAATAAATTTACAATTCTGTTTCTTACCCTGTTTCTCTCGTTGCCGATGGCAATGAAAGCAGCTTCTGCAAAAGAGAAGAAAGATGACACCAGGTACCTTGCAGGAGCTGTTCCTGAAGTAGAAGGTAAAGTAGTATTTTCCAAAGAATTCCAGATTCCCGGAATGAGTCAGGCACAAATCTACGACACAATGACAAAGTGGATGGATGAGCGCCTGAAAGAGAATCAAAATATCGACAGCCGCATTGTTTTCTCCGACGAAGCAAAAGGGACAATTGCCGGTATCGGAGAAGAATGGATTGTTTTCAAATCCAGCGCCTTGTCATTAGACCGTACATTAATGAACTATCAGATAACCGTTACCTGCAAACCCGGAAACTGCCTGGTAGAGCTTGAAAAACTTCGTTTTACTTATCGTGAAACAGAAAAATATAAAGCCGAAGAATGGATTACTGATAAATATGCGCTCAATAAAACCAAGACTAAATTAATACGTGGCTTGGCTAAATGGCGTAGAAAAACCGTAGACTTCGCGGATGATCTATTTATGGATGTAGCGGTGGCTTTCGGAGCACCTGATACCCGTCCGAAAACAGAGAAAAAGAAGAAAGAAGAACAAAAACCATCCATCATTACAGCCGCAGGTCCGATTGTCATTAGTGGCGCAGATAAAAAGACTGACGTAAAAGTGACCACTGACGAACCTGCTCAAACCACTGTTCCGGCTGCCACTCTCACTCCTGCTACTCCTGCCGGCAAGGCTTCCGCTGATATGCCGGGTTATATAGAAATTGATTTGAAACAAATCCCGAGTGAAGTATATGCTTTGATGGGAAGCGGAAAATTAGTAATTAGCATCGGAAAAGATGAATTCAACATGACCAATATGACTGCAAATGCTGGTAGCGCACTTGGTTATCATTATCAATTAGGAAAAGCAGTTGCCTATTGCACACTTTCACCCGATCAAGCTTACGATGCAATAGAAAAGGCAGATAGCTATACATTAAAATTGTATGCTCCGAACCAAACAACACCTTCGGCTGTTATCGAATGTAAGAAAATACCTTCACAGACAACCCCGCAAGCCGGACAACCGCGCACATATGTTGGAGAAATCGTGAAGCTCTTAATGAAAAAATAA
- a CDS encoding transposase family protein: MKTSSSQTIDPVASLSLFLPSGILDYFTLVNHVSQDTCFILYLEEKATIPSEYSDLHLHSKGFLPEIEVQDFPIRGKAVYLRIKRRRWEDPSTGQTYSRDWSLVATGTRITAEFGAFLKELLG; encoded by the coding sequence ATGAAAACATCCTCTTCCCAAACGATTGATCCTGTTGCTTCTTTAAGCTTGTTCTTGCCTTCAGGAATCCTTGATTACTTCACCCTAGTCAATCATGTATCTCAGGATACTTGCTTTATTCTTTATTTAGAGGAGAAAGCGACTATTCCTTCCGAGTACTCTGATCTCCATCTTCACTCAAAAGGTTTCCTCCCTGAGATTGAAGTTCAGGACTTCCCTATCCGTGGTAAAGCCGTTTATTTACGTATCAAGCGTCGTCGCTGGGAAGATCCATCCACCGGGCAGACGTATAGTCGTGACTGGAGTTTGGTAGCCACCGGTACTCGCATAACCGCTGAGTTCGGTGCTTTTTTAAAAGAATTACTTGGATAA
- a CDS encoding OmpP1/FadL family transporter, whose translation MRKISLIGFVMLIVSIPTFAGGLLTNTNQHAAFLRMLSRGATIEIDGALSNPAGLAFLPNDGFYMGLSIQSAFQTRNIDASFMTYSGLDLNPTAPVPTVSDKYYSKYYEGKAAAPIIPSVFAAYKKGDWTISGFFAITGGGGKASFDDGLPMFESVAMAGIFQESLKKHLTSGGKSPIVTPGMYDISTAMDGKQYIYALQLGLSYKINDWLSAFAGGRMNYFTGGYVGFLDAKMKADLGGADLMHLALDCDQTGWGFTPVIGVDAKLGKLNIGAKYEFKTNLNIENNTKKIEASVETDALAPFKHGVNTPNDIPSMLSVAAAYEFLPVLRASVEYHFYDDKKAGMADGKQKYLTKGTNEYLMGVEWDIIKRLTLSCGGQITDYGLSDNFQSDTSFSCDSYSIGVGAKLMLSERAALNVGYMWTTYEDYTKKSPNYNGTGIFGTNVYSRTNKVFGVSVNYQF comes from the coding sequence ATGAGAAAAATTTCCTTGATTGGATTTGTAATGTTAATCGTTTCAATTCCAACTTTTGCCGGAGGTCTTCTGACAAATACTAATCAACACGCTGCTTTTCTTCGTATGTTATCTCGTGGTGCTACAATTGAAATAGATGGTGCTTTGTCTAATCCTGCTGGTTTGGCTTTTTTGCCGAATGATGGTTTCTATATGGGTTTGAGTATTCAGAGTGCTTTTCAAACAAGAAATATTGATGCTAGCTTTATGACATATAGTGGTCTTGATTTAAACCCTACCGCTCCTGTTCCTACCGTTTCCGACAAGTATTATAGTAAATATTATGAAGGAAAGGCTGCTGCTCCCATTATTCCGAGTGTATTTGCAGCTTATAAAAAAGGTGATTGGACTATTTCCGGTTTCTTTGCAATTACTGGTGGAGGTGGTAAAGCTTCATTTGATGACGGTTTGCCAATGTTTGAGTCGGTGGCTATGGCAGGTATCTTTCAGGAAAGTTTAAAAAAACATTTAACTTCTGGTGGAAAGAGCCCTATCGTTACTCCTGGTATGTATGACATTAGCACTGCTATGGATGGCAAGCAATATATCTATGCGTTACAATTAGGGTTATCCTATAAAATAAATGATTGGCTTTCTGCTTTTGCGGGAGGACGCATGAATTATTTTACTGGTGGTTATGTGGGCTTTTTGGATGCTAAAATGAAAGCAGACTTAGGAGGAGCCGACTTGATGCATTTGGCTTTAGACTGTGATCAGACAGGTTGGGGATTCACTCCCGTTATTGGTGTGGATGCTAAGTTGGGTAAATTGAATATTGGTGCTAAGTATGAATTCAAGACTAATCTTAATATAGAAAACAATACAAAAAAAATTGAAGCTTCTGTAGAGACGGATGCACTGGCACCTTTCAAGCATGGTGTGAACACTCCTAACGATATACCTTCCATGCTTTCAGTTGCAGCTGCTTATGAATTTCTACCTGTACTGCGTGCATCTGTAGAATACCATTTCTATGACGACAAAAAAGCAGGAATGGCTGATGGAAAGCAGAAGTATTTGACAAAGGGAACAAACGAATATCTAATGGGAGTCGAATGGGACATAATTAAACGATTGACTTTAAGTTGTGGTGGTCAGATTACGGATTATGGATTGTCTGACAACTTCCAAAGTGATACTAGTTTCTCTTGTGATTCTTATTCAATAGGTGTGGGTGCGAAATTGATGTTGAGTGAAAGAGCTGCTTTAAATGTAGGTTATATGTGGACTACTTATGAAGATTATACTAAAAAATCCCCAAATTACAATGGTACAGGGATATTCGGTACTAATGTATACAGCCGTACTAATAAAGTGTTTGGTGTGAGTGTGAACTATCAGTTCTAA
- a CDS encoding TlpA family protein disulfide reductase, which translates to MKMKIMNVCSMALLAIGICACSGQKKGTPNVEVATDSVEVATDAISVRADSTGYIVRVGEMAPDFTITLTDGKQVSLSSLRGKVVMLQFTASWCGVCRKEMPFIEKDIWLKHKNNADFALIGIDRDEPLDKVLAFAKSTGVTYPLGLDPGADIFAKYALRESGITRNVLVDKEGRIVKLTRLYNEEEFASLVQKINEMLK; encoded by the coding sequence ATGAAAATGAAAATTATGAATGTATGTAGTATGGCGCTTCTAGCCATAGGTATATGTGCTTGTTCCGGACAGAAGAAAGGAACGCCGAATGTTGAAGTTGCAACAGATAGTGTAGAAGTAGCTACGGATGCTATATCTGTTCGGGCAGACAGTACAGGATATATTGTTCGGGTAGGAGAGATGGCTCCGGATTTTACGATTACCTTGACAGATGGTAAACAAGTGAGTCTATCTTCCCTTCGTGGAAAAGTTGTCATGTTGCAGTTCACTGCAAGTTGGTGTGGGGTTTGTCGTAAAGAAATGCCGTTTATTGAGAAGGATATTTGGTTAAAGCATAAAAATAATGCAGACTTTGCTTTAATTGGCATTGACCGTGACGAACCACTTGATAAAGTATTGGCTTTTGCTAAATCTACCGGAGTGACTTATCCGTTAGGACTGGATCCGGGAGCTGATATTTTTGCGAAATATGCATTGCGTGAATCCGGAATAACAAGAAATGTGTTAGTTGATAAGGAAGGAAGAATTGTAAAACTGACTCGTTTATATAATGAAGAAGAATTTGCTTCTCTTGTACAGAAGATTAATGAGATGCTGAAATGA